One stretch of Methanosphaera sp. WGK6 DNA includes these proteins:
- a CDS encoding DUF2284 domain-containing protein, which yields MNKINYKIKKFYKTLPTPEFHKRFYNWDIVQGYCKECSRYNSNYSCSPLDINVKDYILNFDYIDIIVTQLIFEKEDYSNEYSKEELNNLLNETFFKEKQKVVDKVIADESNYTKAQSLSGPCNYCAHNCKEIYDKCIHPEIRRYSLASLGIDSRKILKDLFDIELLLINGKLPKYLNNITSILYTK from the coding sequence ATGAATAAAATAAATTATAAAATTAAAAAATTTTATAAAACATTACCTACCCCCGAATTTCATAAACGATTTTATAACTGGGACATAGTGCAAGGATACTGTAAAGAATGTTCAAGATATAATTCTAATTATTCTTGTTCACCCCTTGATATTAACGTTAAGGATTATATTCTGAATTTTGATTATATTGATATTATTGTTACTCAATTAATATTTGAAAAAGAAGATTATTCTAATGAATATTCAAAAGAAGAATTAAATAATCTGTTAAATGAAACTTTCTTTAAAGAAAAACAAAAAGTAGTAGATAAAGTTATTGCAGATGAATCTAATTATACGAAAGCCCAAAGTTTAAGTGGACCTTGTAATTATTGTGCTCATAATTGTAAAGAAATATATGATAAATGCATTCATCCTGAGATAAGAAGATATTCACTAGCATCATTAGGAATTGATAGTAGAAAAATATTAAAAGATTTATTTGACATTGAATTATTATTAATAAATGGTAAACTTCCAAAATACCTTAATAACATCACATCAATTTTATATACAAAATAA
- the queC gene encoding 7-cyano-7-deazaguanine synthase QueC has protein sequence MSKPRGITVLSGGLDSTVATSIYSEKYDLTALTFNYGQQSLEKEVSHAKKICSKLNMKHIIIDLPWLNKISNSTLTTNDEIPKILEKDLDNLDITRETAKSVWVPARNTIFCSIALAYAESIKAEIIIVGWDYEEARTFPDNSKEYLNAFNETIKYGSFDNIKIKAPLIDMTKEDIVNTGKKYNAPMNLSYSCYTGHEKHCGVCESCKRRKRAFIQANINDPTEYEI, from the coding sequence ATGTCAAAACCTAGAGGAATTACTGTTCTTTCAGGAGGATTAGATTCAACTGTAGCCACATCTATTTATTCTGAAAAATATGATTTAACAGCACTAACATTTAATTATGGACAACAAAGTCTCGAAAAAGAAGTAAGTCATGCAAAAAAAATATGTTCAAAATTAAATATGAAACATATTATAATTGATTTACCATGGCTTAATAAAATAAGTAATTCAACCCTGACAACAAATGATGAAATTCCAAAAATATTGGAGAAAGATCTAGATAACTTAGATATTACTAGAGAAACTGCAAAATCAGTATGGGTTCCTGCAAGAAATACTATTTTTTGTAGTATTGCATTAGCTTATGCTGAAAGTATAAAAGCAGAAATAATAATAGTTGGTTGGGATTATGAAGAAGCCCGGACATTTCCAGATAACTCAAAAGAATATCTAAATGCATTTAATGAAACTATAAAATATGGATCATTTGATAATATCAAAATAAAAGCTCCTTTGATTGATATGACAAAAGAAGATATTGTAAATACTGGAAAAAAATATAATGCTCCCATGAATTTAAGTTATTCATGTTATACAGGACATGAAAAACATTGTGGTGTTTGTGAATCCTGTAAAAGAAGAAAAAGAGCATTTATTCAAGCAAATATTAATGACCCTACTGAATATGAAATATAA
- the larC gene encoding nickel pincer cofactor biosynthesis protein LarC yields the protein MKKVINTYATKFGDIEIEINKKSKSGVISTYANIQTTDNSPRHYTEIIKKIDEITEENYPNNTLISKTIKLSKKIFKTIAQAESKVHGKTLDELHFHEVGCADAVADIIGASYAYHLLKLDEEKIYALPVATGQGTVKTQHGILPIPAPAVLNILTDVPTIGGLENTELATPTGCAILVNITDEFVSSYPYLTKKKIGYGAGKKDLKVLNALRLVHAETTVEKDTITILETNIDTLTGEVLGNLYDKLLSEGARDVSIIPTMMKKNRPGHIVKVISRNSDAEHLVKIIMEETGTLGVRMIPTIHRGVATRENVYHEININDTLENIRFKIGYIDDKIIKCTPEYEDIKKIADKTNIPIKDLMNIVEQDYKRKLRSE from the coding sequence ATAAAAAAAGTAATTAACACATATGCAACAAAATTTGGAGATATTGAAATAGAAATAAATAAAAAATCCAAATCAGGAGTTATATCCACATATGCTAATATTCAAACTACAGATAACAGTCCTAGACACTATACTGAAATTATAAAAAAAATTGATGAAATAACAGAAGAAAATTATCCCAACAATACACTTATTTCAAAAACAATAAAATTATCTAAAAAAATATTTAAAACAATAGCCCAAGCAGAATCTAAAGTACATGGAAAAACATTAGATGAATTACATTTTCATGAAGTAGGCTGTGCAGATGCTGTTGCAGATATAATTGGAGCATCATATGCATATCATTTACTTAAATTAGATGAAGAAAAAATATATGCATTACCTGTTGCAACTGGACAAGGTACTGTTAAAACACAACATGGAATACTACCCATCCCAGCCCCAGCAGTCCTTAATATATTAACAGATGTTCCAACAATAGGTGGACTTGAAAACACAGAACTTGCAACACCCACTGGCTGTGCAATTCTTGTTAATATCACGGATGAATTTGTTTCATCATACCCCTATCTTACTAAAAAGAAAATTGGATATGGTGCTGGTAAAAAAGACTTAAAAGTTCTTAATGCATTACGATTAGTCCATGCTGAAACAACAGTTGAAAAAGATACAATCACAATACTCGAAACAAATATAGATACATTAACGGGAGAAGTTTTAGGTAATTTATATGATAAATTACTTAGTGAAGGTGCAAGAGATGTTAGTATTATACCTACTATGATGAAAAAAAATAGACCAGGCCATATTGTAAAAGTTATTAGTCGCAACAGTGATGCAGAACATTTAGTTAAGATTATTATGGAAGAAACTGGAACATTAGGTGTTCGTATGATACCTACAATCCATAGAGGTGTAGCAACAAGAGAAAATGTTTATCATGAAATAAATATTAATGATACTCTTGAAAATATAAGATTTAAAATTGGATATATTGATGATAAAATAATAAAATGTACTCCAGAATATGAGGATATTAAAAAAATAGCTGATAAAACAAATATCCCTATAAAAGATTTAATGAATATAGTAGAACAAGACTATAAAAGAAAACTAAGAAGTGAATAA
- a CDS encoding nickel insertion protein produces the protein MVLIIDAQTSGLAGNMFIGAFIDLGADEKK, from the coding sequence ATGGTATTAATAATAGATGCTCAAACATCAGGTTTAGCAGGAAATATGTTTATAGGAGCTTTTATTGATTTAGGTGCTGATGAAAAAAAATAA
- a CDS encoding phosphatidylglycerophosphatase A produces the protein MEINMNGIKTYEKNNGLIIESEVPLYILANRENYDFKYATKFDNHYYNTPDLERIVVQRNGIVIISSVEKIQNKFFTNISVLLDVELDNLTLMNIFRTVTETISTTSWDTDAIGKDKLDNELGNFYNTIFIACKSKSDVPLPFDISLFYEIKELVDEALRKSLNALGYPRNIIKYMEDIGVTLENMEDAAMELVVGVDEDEKIIREKFRKQLLHSLEDINVISYLVAAIRLEEDYEHYRIREVNVDDDPAYLYMDEIMGMAIANQIAGTKAIFNFKLYDEKKPGILSVLGPSVDDIIGGLIAGCMSKIFEP, from the coding sequence ATGGAAATTAACATGAATGGGATAAAAACTTATGAGAAAAATAATGGATTAATTATAGAAAGTGAAGTACCATTATATATTTTAGCTAATCGAGAAAATTATGATTTTAAATATGCAACAAAATTTGATAATCATTATTATAATACTCCTGATTTGGAACGAATTGTTGTTCAAAGAAATGGTATAGTAATTATAAGTTCTGTAGAAAAAATTCAAAATAAATTTTTCACGAATATCAGTGTATTATTGGATGTTGAATTAGATAATTTAACTTTAATGAATATTTTTCGTACAGTTACAGAAACAATTTCAACAACATCATGGGATACAGATGCAATAGGTAAGGATAAACTTGATAATGAATTAGGTAATTTTTATAATACGATATTCATAGCTTGTAAATCTAAATCAGATGTACCATTACCTTTTGATATTTCATTATTTTATGAAATTAAGGAATTAGTTGATGAAGCCTTAAGAAAATCTTTAAATGCATTAGGTTATCCTAGAAATATTATAAAATACATGGAAGATATTGGAGTGACATTAGAAAATATGGAAGATGCTGCTATGGAATTAGTAGTTGGTGTTGATGAAGATGAAAAAATAATTAGGGAAAAATTTCGTAAACAATTATTACATTCATTAGAAGATATTAATGTTATCTCTTATTTGGTAGCAGCAATTAGATTAGAAGAAGATTATGAACATTACAGAATAAGGGAAGTAAATGTGGATGATGATCCAGCTTATTTATATATGGATGAAATAATGGGTATGGCTATAGCAAATCAAATAGCAGGTACTAAGGCAATTTTTAACTTTAAATTATATGATGAAAAAAAACCCGGAATTTTAAGTGTTTTAGGACCATCTGTGGATGATATAATTGGTGGTTTAATTGCAGGATGTATGTCCAAAATATTTGAACCTTAA
- the cobS gene encoding adenosylcobinamide-GDP ribazoletransferase, translating into MSTEKNNFNRKAKVNPSLNGFLGLVSFSTRIPIKRYITIEEMASSVIIWPYIGLGIGIIAAIIVFILNNILGFTSILTATLIYCFLIWFTGFNHVDGVMDMGDGLMAHGEPEKRLNIMRDSMVGTGGIATFFIVATITIAALSSISLNYIIPSVILMELCAKLSMVTSMVFGKSDKKGIGAEIKKGMDYKVLVFTIIISLIIGYFLLKITGIFAVFASVISGLYLSSIADKKFGCVTGDILGASNEIARVVCLVFIILNLNLMLL; encoded by the coding sequence ATGAGTACAGAAAAAAATAATTTTAATAGAAAAGCAAAAGTTAATCCATCACTTAATGGATTTTTAGGATTAGTTTCATTTTCAACAAGAATTCCTATTAAACGGTACATAACTATTGAGGAAATGGCAAGTAGTGTTATAATATGGCCTTATATTGGTTTAGGTATAGGTATAATTGCAGCAATAATAGTATTTATATTAAATAATATTTTGGGTTTTACAAGTATACTAACAGCAACATTAATTTATTGTTTTTTAATATGGTTCACAGGTTTTAATCATGTGGATGGTGTCATGGATATGGGTGATGGGTTAATGGCTCATGGTGAACCTGAAAAACGATTAAATATTATGAGAGATTCTATGGTGGGTACTGGTGGAATAGCCACATTTTTTATTGTAGCAACAATTACAATTGCTGCATTATCTTCAATTTCTTTAAATTATATAATTCCTTCTGTTATTTTAATGGAACTGTGTGCAAAATTATCTATGGTAACATCAATGGTTTTTGGAAAAAGTGATAAAAAAGGTATTGGAGCAGAAATTAAAAAAGGAATGGACTACAAAGTATTAGTATTTACGATTATAATTTCATTAATAATAGGTTACTTTTTGCTAAAGATAACTGGAATATTTGCAGTTTTTGCATCAGTCATATCTGGTTTATATTTATCATCAATAGCTGATAAGAAATTTGGGTGTGTTACTGGAGATATATTAGGTGCATCTAATGAAATAGCAAGAGTAGTTTGTTTAGTATTCATAATATTGAATTTAAATTTAATGTTATTATAA
- a CDS encoding inositol-3-phosphate synthase: MDKIKIAIVGLGNCASSLIQGIYYYENKTAEDVDGLMHWTIDGYKPSDIEVVAAIDIDKRKVGKDVSEAIYAKPNCTTIFYPDMKEIGVTVSMGNVLDGVAPHMKDYKDDSTFVISDEAEKTKEEIVTLLKESGAEILVNYLPVGSEKAGKFYADCALDAGIAFINCVPIFIVSDPEYEAKFRAKGIPCVGDDIKAQIGATITHRTLANLFKNRGVRLDRTYQLNTGGNTDFLNMLNHDRLASKKESKTEAVQSVLGHRLEEDDIHIGPSDYVPWQKDNKLCFLRMEGKTFGDVPMNIELRLSVEDSPNSTGCVIDAIRCCKVALNRGISGALTSISSYTMKHPPVQYTDDIAHEKVNEFIEGKIER; this comes from the coding sequence ATGGACAAAATTAAAATAGCAATTGTTGGACTTGGAAATTGTGCTAGTTCATTAATTCAAGGAATTTACTATTATGAAAATAAAACTGCGGAAGATGTTGATGGATTAATGCACTGGACTATAGATGGATATAAACCATCAGACATAGAAGTAGTTGCAGCTATTGATATTGATAAAAGAAAAGTTGGAAAAGATGTGAGTGAAGCTATTTATGCAAAACCAAACTGTACAACAATATTCTACCCAGATATGAAAGAAATAGGTGTAACTGTATCAATGGGAAATGTTCTTGATGGTGTAGCACCACATATGAAAGACTATAAAGATGATTCAACATTTGTTATTTCTGATGAAGCTGAAAAAACTAAAGAAGAAATTGTAACATTATTAAAAGAAAGTGGTGCAGAAATTTTAGTCAACTATCTCCCTGTAGGATCAGAAAAAGCAGGAAAATTCTATGCAGATTGTGCTCTTGATGCAGGAATTGCTTTTATAAACTGTGTTCCTATTTTCATAGTAAGTGATCCAGAATATGAAGCTAAATTCCGTGCAAAAGGAATACCATGTGTTGGTGATGATATAAAAGCACAAATAGGTGCTACAATCACACACAGAACATTAGCTAATTTATTCAAAAATAGAGGAGTAAGATTAGACAGAACTTATCAATTAAACACTGGTGGTAACACTGATTTCTTAAATATGTTAAATCATGATCGTTTAGCATCCAAAAAAGAATCAAAAACAGAAGCAGTACAATCCGTATTAGGTCATAGATTAGAAGAAGATGACATTCACATAGGCCCTAGTGATTATGTACCATGGCAAAAAGACAACAAACTTTGTTTCTTACGTATGGAAGGTAAAACATTTGGTGATGTTCCTATGAACATAGAATTAAGATTAAGTGTTGAAGATAGTCCTAATAGTACAGGTTGTGTAATTGATGCTATAAGATGTTGTAAAGTAGCATTAAATAGAGGTATTAGTGGAGCTTTAACTTCAATTTCTTCATACACAATGAAACATCCACCAGTTCAATACACAGACGATATTGCTCATGAAAAAGTAAATGAATTCATTGAAGGCAAAATAGAACGATGA
- a CDS encoding 3'-5' exoribonuclease YhaM family protein has product MKKKEQDFIKNFREDREIISSFLVKDKEMKRSKTNKPYLELTLQDKTGQIKGRMFSNQSSKLYTEIEINNVWNIVGKIQEFPSNSGKYNILINKLHKTREYEDKDFIRTIENFESHVDYLFNTIKEIKNPYLKKTLHRLFDNDEICSDFLSAPAAKIHHHNYKGGLLIHTNEVIEICKTLTRIYEDLNYDLLITGAILHDIGKIKTYSYKTEDIDITYEGRMLDHIFIGSNLVENILNDINAPDDLKINLIHLILSHHGETSLGWGSPVDPKTSEAKALHYADDISAKITSSLENY; this is encoded by the coding sequence TTGAAGAAAAAAGAACAAGATTTTATTAAGAATTTTCGTGAAGATCGGGAAATTATAAGTTCATTTCTTGTGAAAGATAAAGAAATGAAACGATCAAAAACTAATAAACCATATCTTGAATTAACACTACAAGATAAAACAGGACAAATTAAAGGCAGAATGTTTTCTAACCAATCATCTAAACTATATACAGAAATAGAAATTAACAATGTATGGAATATTGTAGGTAAAATTCAAGAATTCCCATCGAATTCAGGAAAATATAACATCCTCATAAATAAATTACATAAAACACGTGAATATGAAGATAAAGATTTTATAAGAACTATTGAAAATTTTGAAAGTCATGTAGATTACCTCTTTAATACAATTAAAGAAATTAAAAATCCTTATTTAAAAAAAACATTACATAGATTATTTGATAATGATGAAATATGTAGCGATTTTTTAAGTGCACCTGCAGCTAAGATACATCATCATAATTATAAAGGTGGCCTTCTTATTCATACCAATGAAGTTATAGAAATATGTAAAACTTTAACTAGGATATATGAAGATTTAAATTATGATTTATTAATAACTGGTGCTATATTACATGATATCGGAAAAATAAAAACATATTCTTATAAAACTGAGGATATTGATATAACTTATGAAGGTCGTATGTTAGATCATATATTTATTGGATCTAATCTTGTGGAAAACATATTAAACGACATAAATGCTCCTGATGATTTGAAAATAAACTTAATTCATCTCATATTAAGTCATCATGGTGAAACTTCATTAGGTTGGGGATCTCCTGTAGATCCAAAAACTTCTGAAGCAAAAGCACTGCATTATGCTGATGACATAAGTGCTAAAATAACAAGTTCACTGGAAAATTATTGA
- a CDS encoding type II secretion system F family protein, with amino-acid sequence MIQKILIKIGSLTILLYSQIINKKRIKRTETRNQIIEDNINKELLKNKAIIIEKEKKIYLIIIIISIILIFINTTLSLEIILFIILIFLYKQQLPKIKENKKRELIIKELPFALRQLSIELKAGIGLFDSMRNLSNSNYGELSNEFKITLNEIQYGTNYIESFNNLSKRTNIEILDKVIYQIIRTLNNGGNLANTLNIIARENSRNMKIKYEEYSKKLNSIMLLYMFIAVLIPVIIFIIIIAATTTIGAIINPELLLILYLVFFPIIISFMIIFIKKMEPTL; translated from the coding sequence ATGATTCAGAAAATATTAATTAAAATTGGTTCTTTAACTATTTTATTATATAGTCAAATAATAAATAAAAAAAGAATAAAAAGAACAGAAACAAGAAATCAAATAATAGAAGACAATATAAATAAAGAATTACTAAAAAATAAAGCAATTATCATTGAAAAAGAAAAGAAAATATATTTAATTATTATAATTATAAGTATAATTCTTATATTTATTAATACAACTTTAAGTTTAGAAATCATTCTATTTATCATACTAATATTCTTATATAAACAACAATTACCTAAAATAAAAGAAAATAAAAAACGTGAATTAATAATAAAAGAATTACCCTTTGCTTTAAGACAATTATCAATAGAATTAAAAGCAGGAATAGGATTATTTGATTCAATGAGAAATTTATCAAATAGTAATTACGGAGAATTATCAAATGAATTTAAAATCACATTAAATGAAATACAATATGGAACTAATTATATTGAATCATTTAATAATTTATCCAAAAGAACCAATATTGAAATTCTAGATAAAGTAATATATCAAATCATCAGAACATTAAATAATGGAGGTAATTTAGCAAATACATTAAATATTATAGCACGTGAAAATTCTAGAAATATGAAAATTAAATATGAAGAATATTCAAAAAAATTAAACTCAATCATGTTATTATACATGTTTATAGCTGTACTTATCCCAGTAATAATATTTATCATAATAATTGCAGCCACTACCACAATTGGAGCCATTATTAATCCAGAATTATTACTAATATTATATTTAGTATTTTTCCCAATAATTATTAGTTTTATGATTATATTTATAAAAAAAATGGAACCTACTCTTTGA
- a CDS encoding CpaF family protein — MKEKKYLPTYTSKKIPSLNNEEFKLYNEIKEKLIKSKIQENNLIIEKTELYNIINDHTTNENIKNKLLNDLKGHGEIDNLLRDDALEEIMIIGPNKPIYVYHRTKGMMLTDIILKEPEIRQIIEKIANNIQRKIDKQTPLLDARLEDNSRINATIPPLTPDGPTLTIRKFRKDPYNIINLINMNTITSELAAFLWVVIEGLNVKPSNILISGGTGSGKTTTLNTLTSFIPPHERIITIEDTLELQIPHDHIIRTETKPPNIENKGEITMNLLLKNSLRQRPDRIIIGEVRSKEAITLFSALNTGHSGMGTLHSNSAQETITRLINPPMNVPNIMINSIDFIIMQNRIYHPQKGVVRRITEVAEIVGMETDKIQLNKIFEYDPNKDNLTYDAIHCNALEKIATLSGISYNDINNEIKKRKKYLENFIEETMNIQEYINNYYPRNDSENIN; from the coding sequence ATGAAAGAAAAAAAATATTTACCAACATATACTTCAAAAAAAATACCTTCATTAAATAATGAAGAATTCAAATTATACAACGAAATAAAAGAAAAACTAATTAAATCAAAAATACAAGAAAATAATTTAATTATAGAAAAAACAGAATTATATAATATAATTAATGACCATACAACAAATGAAAATATTAAAAATAAATTATTAAATGACTTGAAAGGCCATGGAGAAATTGACAACTTACTAAGAGATGATGCACTAGAAGAAATTATGATAATTGGACCAAACAAGCCCATATACGTTTATCATAGAACAAAAGGCATGATGCTAACAGACATCATACTCAAAGAACCAGAAATTCGCCAAATAATTGAAAAAATAGCAAACAATATCCAACGAAAAATTGACAAACAAACACCATTACTTGATGCACGATTAGAAGACAATAGCAGAATAAACGCAACAATACCTCCATTAACACCAGATGGTCCTACATTAACTATTAGAAAATTTAGAAAAGATCCATATAATATAATTAACCTAATAAATATGAATACAATCACCTCCGAACTAGCAGCATTTCTATGGGTTGTTATAGAAGGATTAAATGTTAAACCATCAAATATTTTAATATCAGGAGGTACAGGCTCTGGAAAAACAACAACACTCAACACACTAACCTCATTCATACCACCCCATGAACGAATAATCACAATAGAAGATACATTAGAATTACAAATACCCCATGACCACATAATCCGTACTGAAACAAAACCACCAAATATAGAAAATAAGGGTGAAATTACTATGAATTTACTTTTAAAAAACTCCTTACGTCAACGTCCTGATCGAATTATAATAGGAGAAGTTCGTTCTAAAGAAGCAATAACATTATTTAGTGCATTAAATACAGGTCATTCTGGAATGGGAACATTACATTCAAATTCAGCACAAGAAACAATAACTCGCCTAATTAACCCACCCATGAATGTTCCAAATATTATGATTAATTCCATAGATTTTATTATTATGCAAAATAGAATATATCATCCTCAAAAAGGTGTTGTCAGACGAATAACAGAAGTTGCTGAAATTGTAGGAATGGAAACAGATAAAATACAATTAAATAAAATATTTGAATATGACCCCAATAAAGATAATCTTACATATGATGCAATACATTGTAATGCTTTGGAAAAAATTGCAACGTTAAGTGGTATTAGCTATAATGACATTAATAATGAAATTAAAAAACGAAAAAAATATTTAGAGAATTTTATTGAAGAAACAATGAACATACAAGAATATATTAATAACTACTATCCAAGAAATGATTCAGAAAATATTAATTAA
- a CDS encoding 50S ribosomal protein L11 methyltransferase: protein MKCNCDTNCIDSKDNILQNINDYYAPCKDCFTKTLKKSIPIKRQIKLNEFDNTSYKCASCGKRHIDFVMANILKFLISNDLLSSNSSIRNVGTPLITPALPLDESPFLSENSLVLIINNINEKTAKEIYVNVPEVKAVIKGDVNKIVGQVDENSEIYHYELLAGCDIRCDIQPTDFGNICIFKKQSEIHIEYPKVKSQKIIDVDNVLDKYDNPTVIDAMCGPGTLGIYAIMKNAKKVLFNDIYSSAIDTTKVNLDVNQISSDKYSITNKSIQDLIKCIDKKYDVGFIDAFPGMKTDDLENSLKKVCNEVIII from the coding sequence ATGAAATGTAATTGTGATACAAATTGTATTGATTCTAAAGATAATATATTACAGAATATTAATGATTATTATGCACCCTGTAAGGATTGTTTTACTAAAACATTAAAAAAATCAATACCTATTAAACGGCAGATAAAATTAAATGAATTTGATAATACTTCATATAAATGTGCTTCTTGTGGAAAAAGACATATTGATTTTGTAATGGCCAATATACTTAAATTTTTAATTTCAAATGATTTATTATCGTCTAATAGTTCTATAAGAAATGTAGGTACACCTTTAATAACGCCAGCATTACCTTTAGATGAATCACCTTTTTTATCAGAAAATTCATTAGTTTTAATAATAAATAATATTAATGAAAAAACAGCTAAAGAAATATATGTTAATGTTCCGGAAGTAAAAGCAGTTATTAAGGGGGATGTTAATAAAATTGTGGGTCAAGTTGATGAGAATAGTGAAATATATCACTATGAATTATTAGCTGGTTGTGATATACGATGTGATATTCAACCAACTGATTTTGGAAATATATGTATTTTCAAAAAACAATCAGAAATTCATATTGAATATCCTAAGGTTAAATCACAAAAAATTATAGATGTTGACAATGTGTTAGATAAATATGATAATCCTACTGTAATTGATGCTATGTGTGGTCCAGGAACACTTGGAATTTATGCTATTATGAAAAATGCTAAGAAAGTATTATTTAATGATATTTATTCATCTGCTATAGATACAACAAAAGTTAATCTTGATGTAAATCAAATTTCTTCAGATAAATATAGTATAACTAATAAATCTATTCAAGATTTAATAAAATGTATTGATAAAAAATATGATGTGGGTTTTATAGATGCATTTCCTGGAATGAAAACGGATGATTTGGAAAATTCTTTGAAAAAAGTATGCAATGAAGTAATTATAATTTAA
- a CDS encoding tripartite tricarboxylate transporter permease: MITIFLALIIGIIFGTITGIIPGLHVNTVGIIIFSISSKLLKNTSALVLCTFFVAISLTHAMLEFIPSLLLGVPNEDTILSIQPGHKLLLNGKGRKAIRLISFGGYGSIISLIVTMPILFIILPLVYNNLKEYIAYFLIIAMMIIIYKTNRTMITCLASVVIFLISGILGIVILTSNLGSNLGLLCMLSGAFSISNLIYSINNNSNIPPQNKNRSIVLDSKFKKSVFAGSISGCILGLLPGLGPAQGTLLAQILTFSKNITSEDFLVTNSGVNVSDTLFSLLAIYLISNPRSAISVYVNILIQNITIYHIIFFIFVSLISVSIACIISIKIGDYLIKHIQQINYKKINIIIIISITCLIILFTIFTNGCIWYVILCYITSIALGILTNSLDLSKSNLMGILIIPSILIYLGLI; encoded by the coding sequence ATGATAACAATATTTTTAGCATTAATTATAGGAATAATTTTCGGAACAATTACAGGAATTATACCAGGACTTCATGTAAATACAGTAGGTATTATTATTTTTTCAATATCCTCAAAATTACTTAAAAATACATCAGCATTAGTTCTTTGTACATTTTTCGTTGCAATTTCATTAACTCATGCCATGTTAGAATTTATTCCTTCACTATTACTCGGAGTTCCAAATGAAGATACTATTTTAAGTATACAACCAGGACATAAATTATTACTTAATGGTAAAGGTAGAAAAGCTATACGTCTAATTAGTTTTGGTGGATATGGGTCAATAATTTCTTTGATAGTTACTATGCCAATATTATTTATAATATTACCCTTAGTATATAATAATTTAAAAGAATATATTGCTTATTTTTTAATTATAGCTATGATGATTATAATTTATAAAACAAATAGAACTATGATAACTTGTTTAGCAAGTGTTGTTATTTTTTTAATTTCAGGAATTCTTGGAATTGTAATATTAACCAGTAATTTAGGTAGTAATTTAGGATTACTTTGTATGTTATCAGGAGCATTTAGTATAAGTAATCTAATTTACAGTATAAATAATAATTCAAATATTCCTCCTCAAAATAAGAATAGAAGCATAGTTCTTGATTCAAAATTTAAAAAATCAGTATTCGCTGGAAGTATATCAGGATGTATTTTAGGTCTTTTACCAGGATTAGGTCCAGCTCAAGGAACATTACTAGCCCAAATTTTAACATTTAGTAAAAATATAACTTCTGAAGATTTTTTAGTAACTAATAGTGGTGTTAATGTATCTGATACATTATTTTCATTACTTGCTATTTATTTAATAAGTAATCCTAGAAGTGCAATAAGTGTTTATGTTAATATTTTAATTCAGAATATCACAATATATCATATCATATTTTTTATTTTTGTTAGTTTAATTAGTGTTTCAATAGCTTGTATTATTTCTATTAAAATAGGAGATTATTTAATTAAACATATCCAACAAATAAATTATAAAAAAATAAATATTATTATAATTATTAGTATAACTTGTTTAATTATATTATTCACAATATTTACTAATGGATGTATATGGTACGTTATACTTTGTTATATTACAAGTATTGCTTTAGGAATTCTTACAAATAGCCTTGATTTAAGTAAAAGTAATTTGATGGGTATATTAATAATACCATCTATTTTAATATATTTAGGATTAATTTAA